Below is a genomic region from Jiangella gansuensis DSM 44835.
TGCGCCGCCTGCCGCCCGACGTCGTAGGCCGGCTGGGACACCGTGGTCAGCGTCGGCCGGATGAGGTCGGCCCAGGGGATGGTGTCGAAGCCGACGACGGCGATGTCGGAGGGCACCGTGAGCTCGCGCTGGACCAAGCACTCCATGGCGCCGACGGTCATCAGGTTGTTGGCCGCGAACAGGGCGTCCGGCGCGGCATCGTCGTCCAGGAGTGAGGCCATTGCGTCGTAGCCGCCCCGTTCGCGGAAGTCGGCGAACCGGACCAGCGATTCGTCCAGCGGCAGGCCCGCCGCGCCCAGGGCTCGCCGGTAACCGTCGTAGCGGTAGGTGGCGGTGCTGAGCCAGCGGGGACCGCCGATGCACGCGATGCGCCGGTACCCCTGGTCGATCAGGTGGGCGGTGGCCTGCTCGGCGCCGTGCTCGTTGTCGACGAGGACGGTGTCGGTGCGCAGGCCGTGCAGTTCGCGGTCGATGACGACCACCGGGCAGCCGGAGTCGAGCAGCAGCTTGACGTCGTCGACCCGGTTGGACGACGGGGAGATGATGACGCCGGCCATCTGCTCGCTCAGCGCGGCGAGGATGTAGTTGGACTCCTTCTCCGGGTTCTCGTCGCTGTTGCAGAGCACGACGGAGTACCCGGCGGCCAGTGCGATGTCCTCGACCCCACGGACCATCGAGGTGAAGAACGGGTTCTCGACGTCGGAGATGATGACGGCCCACAGGCTGGTGCGGCTCTTGCGCAGGTTGCGGGCGACGGCGTTGCGGCGGTACCCGAGCTCAGAGACCGACGTGGTGACCCGCTCGGCCAGCACGGGGTCGACCTTGGCATGCCCGTTGAGGACGCGCGAGACCGTCGCCGCGGAGACGCCGGCGTGGCGCGCCACATCGTAGATGGTGACCACCCCGTGCCCCTCTCCTGCACCGTCGACATGGGCCCGATCATCCTAGACGATCGTGGAATCGATTTCTCATCGACTTCCGCCCTATGGGCCTCGGCGCACCCCGGTCACTATCCGTCATACACCTCCCGGTCGGCGATGGCGGTGAAGCTCGCCGAACCGGTCCGGGCAGTGCGGCACATCGGTCAGTTCACCTCCATGGTCAGCAGGTCCGGCGCGGGCGGCCGGTTCGGCAGCGACGGCGCGTCCAGGTAGAACAGCGCGGTCGAGGCGAGGTCGTCGCTGGTGGGCCGGTACCGGTGCGCGAGCCCGTTGTGGTGCCCGGGCCCGATGCCGAGGCTTTGGACGGTGACCCGGAGGTTCTCGGTGAACCGGATCGGGTCCGGGATGTGCCAGCGGTACATGCCGAAGCGTTGCTGGCTGGCGTAGAGACCGTCCGGTCGCAGCACCTGGTTGAGGCCCAGGTACGGCGTGGTGAAGGGGGTGTAGCCCTGCCCCGGGACGTCGAAGTTCCAGGCGCCGCCGAAGTAGTCCTCCGTGCCGGTGCCGCAGATAGTGGGGAACTCGACGTCACCGTCCAGGAAGAACTTGACCTCGCCCTCGCCCCACCAGCCGGGGTCGTTGGTGGCCCAGGCCAGGTAGGTCCCGACGTAGTGGCCGCTGCCCTCGACGCGGTCGAGGATGGTGTGCACCTCGCCGCGCGGCACCGGGTGGCTGCGCCGCCAGTGCGCGTGCAGGTACGACGCGTCGTCCGCGACGTCGCCGAGCTCGTAGTCGATCTGGTAGTAGAGAACCACCTCTTCGGCGGACACGTTCTCCAGCGTCAGGCGGGCCGAGCGGCGGAACGGCATCGGCCAGTAGGCGTTGAAGCCGCCGTTCGGGTTCGCGGCCACGGCCAGTGAGGAGACCTGGCTGAACGTGTTCCAGCCGTTGCAGAAGAGGTCGCCGAGCGGCACCTCGACGGCCGGCACCTGCTCGCCGTCCCAGTACATCCGCAGGATGGTGCCCCGCCAGGCGCGGTGCGGCGCGGTGGTGCACCAGATGTGCTTGATCACCCCCGGGCCGCCGATCTCGCCCAGGACCGCGGTCTCGCCGG
It encodes:
- a CDS encoding glycoside hydrolase family 172 protein codes for the protein MLDDPIGLESLSRRSSRVSRSISAENPTGEKGRGGMATEGTGARAAGDLGQGWKISPSIHIPAGETAVLGEIGGPGVIKHIWCTTAPHRAWRGTILRMYWDGEQVPAVEVPLGDLFCNGWNTFSQVSSLAVAANPNGGFNAYWPMPFRRSARLTLENVSAEEVVLYYQIDYELGDVADDASYLHAHWRRSHPVPRGEVHTILDRVEGSGHYVGTYLAWATNDPGWWGEGEVKFFLDGDVEFPTICGTGTEDYFGGAWNFDVPGQGYTPFTTPYLGLNQVLRPDGLYASQQRFGMYRWHIPDPIRFTENLRVTVQSLGIGPGHHNGLAHRYRPTSDDLASTALFYLDAPSLPNRPPAPDLLTMEVN
- a CDS encoding substrate-binding domain-containing protein, which codes for MVTIYDVARHAGVSAATVSRVLNGHAKVDPVLAERVTTSVSELGYRRNAVARNLRKSRTSLWAVIISDVENPFFTSMVRGVEDIALAAGYSVVLCNSDENPEKESNYILAALSEQMAGVIISPSSNRVDDVKLLLDSGCPVVVIDRELHGLRTDTVLVDNEHGAEQATAHLIDQGYRRIACIGGPRWLSTATYRYDGYRRALGAAGLPLDESLVRFADFRERGGYDAMASLLDDDAAPDALFAANNLMTVGAMECLVQRELTVPSDIAVVGFDTIPWADLIRPTLTTVSQPAYDVGRQAAQLLSRRLSKPDADTTHVVLPTELQIRASSTRR